The following coding sequences are from one Candidatus Equadaptatus faecalis window:
- the murB gene encoding UDP-N-acetylmuramate dehydrogenase, with product MPEGYSLREFNSWKTGGSCALLIAPHTVDEAVDFLKCCKNEKRNVYVLGGGTNVLVADGFINAAVLYTGHIKGIKTVRRENFVEIEADCGCTTKQLLAFALENSLTGLEFLTGIPGTLGGALKGNAGGRSDDGFNRIITEITTIDKNFNARKYAGNEISWQYRQSPVDTEDLLIASCKMALLKAEKKQITDKIRSFADLKKGQPIGRATAGCVFKNPAGGSAGKMIDECGCRGLKIGDAAVSSSHANFIENTGSASADEIYKLCELCRSKVLEKFGVKLEYEIRFIGDFKKN from the coding sequence TTGCCTGAAGGTTATTCCCTCAGAGAATTTAACAGTTGGAAAACCGGCGGAAGCTGTGCTCTCCTGATTGCCCCGCATACCGTTGACGAGGCTGTTGATTTTCTGAAATGCTGCAAAAACGAAAAACGAAATGTTTACGTTCTCGGCGGAGGCACAAACGTGCTTGTCGCCGATGGTTTTATTAATGCCGCGGTGCTTTATACCGGACACATAAAAGGCATAAAAACTGTCAGGCGTGAAAATTTTGTCGAAATTGAAGCAGACTGCGGCTGTACAACAAAACAGCTTTTGGCGTTTGCGCTGGAAAACTCACTGACAGGACTTGAATTCCTTACCGGCATACCGGGCACTTTGGGAGGAGCGCTCAAAGGCAATGCGGGGGGACGTTCGGATGATGGTTTTAACCGCATAATAACGGAAATTACAACTATTGACAAAAATTTCAATGCCAGAAAGTATGCCGGAAATGAAATCAGCTGGCAGTACAGGCAGTCTCCCGTGGATACTGAAGATTTGCTTATTGCTTCCTGTAAAATGGCTTTGCTGAAAGCAGAAAAAAAACAAATTACGGATAAAATCCGCAGTTTTGCCGATTTGAAAAAAGGGCAGCCTATAGGCAGAGCGACTGCAGGCTGTGTTTTCAAAAATCCGGCCGGAGGAAGCGCCGGAAAAATGATTGACGAATGCGGATGCAGAGGCCTGAAAATAGGCGATGCCGCCGTGTCTTCCTCGCACGCGAATTTTATCGAAAATACAGGCAGTGCCTCCGCAGACGAAATATATAAGTTGTGCGAACTGTGCCGCAGCAAAGTGCTTGAAAAGTTTGGAGTAAAACTGGAATATGAGATCCGCTTCATCGGCGACTTCAAGAAAAACTGA
- the murC gene encoding UDP-N-acetylmuramate--L-alanine ligase translates to MQPDVELKTKNIHLMGIGGAGMSGLAVLLDQLGANVSGCDEGESAYAEKLKKQGIPVEQGHSVDHFEKYNPDIIVFSSAIPQDHPEMTAAWQRGVRVSRRAEILSIIFNARRGVGIAGTHGKTTTSSMISLTAEMAGMDPSIAVGGEVLEIGTNAKLGRGRYMVAELDESDRSFVYFHPEIAVVTNIDWDHRDHYMTFKAVTDAFNEFLSNRKKGGKSILCMEDQGVKTLFSDYGVKDGVITYGWGTNWNWGAADIKHIDGGGARYKLFHDGQPVDEIELKVSGEHNILNSLATCAAAFEMGIPFESVKRALACFSGAKRRLQKIGQVGDILIYDDYGHHPNEIKATLGTVRQIFRGRRVIAVFQPHRFSRTAALYKEFAEALSYADNAFILPIYSSSETPMEGVSSQLIFDAITQDRRSHYELCGDFDSLLKSVCRVANDGDIILTIGAGSVGTLGKRICETLGTLRGEK, encoded by the coding sequence ATGCAGCCTGACGTTGAACTTAAAACAAAAAACATACACCTTATGGGTATTGGCGGCGCTGGCATGAGCGGACTGGCAGTTCTTTTGGATCAGCTTGGCGCCAATGTTTCCGGCTGTGACGAGGGCGAGAGTGCCTATGCCGAAAAACTGAAAAAACAGGGCATACCCGTTGAACAGGGACATTCTGTTGACCATTTTGAAAAATACAACCCTGACATAATAGTATTTTCAAGCGCCATTCCGCAGGATCATCCTGAAATGACTGCAGCCTGGCAGAGAGGCGTACGTGTTTCAAGACGCGCTGAAATTTTAAGTATAATTTTTAATGCCAGACGCGGTGTCGGTATTGCCGGTACTCACGGAAAAACCACGACCTCTTCAATGATTTCGCTGACAGCAGAAATGGCAGGTATGGATCCGTCCATAGCCGTAGGCGGAGAGGTGCTGGAAATAGGAACAAATGCAAAGCTGGGCAGAGGAAGATACATGGTTGCCGAGCTTGACGAAAGCGACAGATCTTTCGTGTATTTTCATCCTGAAATTGCCGTTGTTACCAATATTGACTGGGATCACAGGGATCATTACATGACGTTTAAGGCAGTGACCGACGCCTTTAACGAATTTCTTTCCAACAGGAAAAAAGGCGGCAAAAGTATTCTCTGCATGGAAGATCAGGGAGTTAAGACACTATTCAGCGATTACGGCGTCAAAGACGGGGTGATAACGTACGGCTGGGGTACGAACTGGAACTGGGGCGCAGCCGACATTAAGCATATTGACGGCGGCGGCGCAAGATACAAACTTTTTCATGACGGGCAGCCTGTTGACGAAATAGAACTCAAGGTGTCCGGCGAGCACAATATTCTCAATTCGCTTGCAACCTGCGCGGCGGCTTTTGAGATGGGAATACCGTTTGAAAGCGTAAAACGCGCGCTTGCCTGTTTCAGCGGTGCAAAAAGACGCCTCCAGAAAATAGGTCAGGTCGGAGACATATTAATTTACGACGATTACGGACATCATCCGAATGAAATAAAGGCAACGCTCGGTACTGTGCGGCAGATTTTCAGGGGCAGAAGGGTGATAGCTGTTTTTCAGCCGCACCGTTTCAGCAGAACAGCGGCGCTTTACAAGGAATTTGCAGAGGCTCTTTCCTATGCCGATAACGCTTTTATACTTCCAATCTACTCGTCATCGGAGACGCCGATGGAAGGCGTTTCTTCTCAGCTGATCTTTGACGCGATAACACAGGACAGAAGGTCACATTACGAACTGTGCGGTGATTTTGACAGTCTGCTTAAGTCAGTTTGCAGGGTGGCAAATGACGGGGACATTATACTGACCATAGGTGCCGGAAGTGTTGGCACTCTTGGAAAACGAATCTGTGAAACGCTTGGCACCTTAAGAGGAGAAAAATAA
- a CDS encoding UDP-N-acetylglucosamine--N-acetylmuramyl-(pentapeptide) pyrophosphoryl-undecaprenol N-acetylglucosamine transferase, with translation MKTEKRIFLVAGGTGGHIWPAVSFGRWIEENKPGVKVDFICGNRPLEKEIYSAAEREPFVLSMTGSPLSGCFKEKCRRGKALFKAFSEVRGILKRTKPDFILLFGGYISFPVLLAARMYRIPVAIQEQNAFAGKVTRFAAAKKIPVFSGWQDCAPLKDGQYVRTGVPVRNFKLSRQNEAWKSLGFGSAMPAGKKVVVFTGSLGSSSVKEQICRIAAQTPFSSWTFILPAAAESREQAADNVYLLPKIWNTELLYSLADMAVMRAGASSLTEAGILGIATLVIPWEKAADNHQFHNAVAFASDNAALVWNGKDERQFAKKLLQLEKLSEEKQQITSSKLYNNAEGICSGLWAEIAPHFWKE, from the coding sequence ATGAAGACTGAAAAAAGAATTTTCCTTGTTGCCGGAGGCACGGGCGGTCATATATGGCCGGCTGTTTCGTTCGGCAGATGGATTGAAGAGAATAAACCTGGAGTAAAGGTTGATTTTATATGCGGAAATCGTCCGCTTGAAAAGGAAATATATTCAGCGGCTGAACGTGAGCCGTTTGTGCTTTCCATGACGGGTTCTCCGTTGTCAGGCTGTTTTAAAGAAAAATGCAGAAGAGGCAAGGCGCTGTTTAAGGCTTTCAGCGAGGTCAGGGGAATACTTAAACGCACAAAGCCTGATTTTATACTTCTGTTCGGCGGATATATCTCGTTCCCTGTGCTTCTTGCAGCCCGAATGTACAGAATCCCGGTTGCGATACAGGAACAGAACGCATTCGCCGGAAAAGTTACGCGCTTTGCCGCTGCAAAAAAAATCCCTGTTTTCAGCGGCTGGCAGGATTGTGCTCCGCTTAAAGACGGACAGTATGTAAGAACGGGTGTGCCCGTAAGAAATTTTAAACTTTCGAGACAGAATGAAGCGTGGAAAAGTCTTGGTTTCGGTTCTGCAATGCCGGCCGGCAAAAAAGTTGTTGTTTTCACGGGTTCTCTCGGCAGCAGTTCGGTAAAAGAGCAGATATGCAGAATTGCCGCTCAGACTCCGTTCAGCAGCTGGACGTTCATACTGCCCGCAGCAGCTGAAAGCAGGGAACAGGCTGCAGACAACGTGTATCTTCTGCCCAAAATATGGAACACGGAACTTCTCTACAGTTTGGCAGATATGGCAGTTATGCGTGCCGGCGCGTCTTCGCTGACGGAAGCAGGAATCCTTGGAATTGCCACCCTTGTTATTCCTTGGGAAAAAGCTGCGGACAATCACCAGTTCCACAATGCCGTTGCGTTTGCATCTGACAACGCGGCGCTGGTGTGGAACGGAAAAGACGAGAGACAGTTTGCAAAAAAACTTTTGCAGCTTGAAAAATTAAGTGAAGAAAAACAGCAAATTACGTCTTCAAAATTGTATAATAATGCAGAAGGCATTTGCAGCGGATTATGGGCGGAGATCGCCCCGCACTTCTGGAAGGAGTAG